One Bradyrhizobium sp. CCGB12 genomic window carries:
- a CDS encoding sensor histidine kinase, with protein MLALLIRLGLRFEDRIEERRFVDQYVRGSLGWTQIAMLLGAATYAGYTIWDWVLYPEIVPTTLAIRGGTALFVLLPLTALLSRRWMKPWAETIFLVYCVIPGCILPSIYLVLPSGFTFAAPGMMMIILFVSTMLPLRIGSLAIFCLLSWVALLVAETFALTMPTGLRFINHSLVGNAYALSLYAVAAREYRARRQFRTSEALQREKERSEKSLRDLRATQEHLVQAEKLASLGQLVAGVAHEVSTPLGLALTTSTTMQTDLQAMADVLGGASVRRSDLTKGIDRLKQGLNLTFDNLHRASEMVHGFRQVAVHQADEDRRTFELNDWLSELISRLGPLLSHHGLTVDVQCPAGIQLNSYPGALAQVISNLALNTAGHAYPDKRGGKFVITVSQTDSKSVRLVCADEGVGIPDHLQAHIFDPFVTTSREKGNTGLGLHIAFNLVTSSLNGRLRLESKAGPGTQIAIEIPAEDNFAREPRSLEA; from the coding sequence ATGCTTGCCTTATTGATACGCCTCGGACTGCGCTTCGAAGACCGCATCGAGGAGCGGCGGTTTGTCGACCAATACGTCCGAGGCAGTCTCGGGTGGACGCAGATCGCGATGCTGCTCGGTGCCGCCACCTATGCCGGTTACACCATCTGGGATTGGGTGCTCTACCCCGAGATCGTTCCGACCACGCTCGCCATCCGCGGCGGCACCGCCCTGTTCGTGCTGCTCCCGCTGACCGCGCTGCTGTCACGGCGGTGGATGAAGCCATGGGCCGAGACGATTTTCCTCGTCTATTGCGTCATTCCCGGCTGCATCCTGCCGAGCATCTACCTCGTTCTGCCGTCGGGCTTCACCTTTGCCGCTCCCGGCATGATGATGATCATCCTGTTCGTCTCGACCATGTTGCCATTGCGGATCGGCTCGCTGGCGATTTTCTGCTTGCTGTCGTGGGTGGCGCTGCTGGTCGCCGAGACGTTCGCGCTGACGATGCCGACGGGCCTGAGATTCATCAATCATTCTCTCGTCGGGAACGCATACGCATTGTCGCTCTATGCTGTGGCTGCGCGCGAATACCGGGCGCGAAGGCAGTTCCGGACATCCGAGGCGCTGCAACGGGAAAAAGAGCGCTCGGAGAAATCGCTGCGCGATCTCCGCGCGACCCAGGAGCACCTCGTACAGGCAGAGAAGCTCGCTTCGCTCGGGCAGTTGGTGGCGGGCGTGGCTCACGAGGTCAGCACCCCGCTCGGCCTTGCCCTGACGACCTCGACGACCATGCAGACGGATCTACAGGCAATGGCCGACGTCTTGGGTGGCGCGTCGGTCCGGCGGTCCGATCTGACGAAGGGAATTGACAGGCTCAAGCAGGGGCTCAACCTGACCTTCGATAATTTGCACCGCGCATCCGAGATGGTGCATGGCTTCAGGCAGGTCGCGGTACATCAAGCCGACGAGGACCGGCGCACGTTCGAGCTTAACGATTGGCTGTCGGAGTTGATATCCAGGCTCGGACCATTGCTGTCGCATCATGGCCTGACGGTCGACGTGCAATGCCCGGCGGGAATCCAGCTCAACAGCTACCCCGGAGCGCTTGCGCAGGTGATCAGCAATCTCGCTCTCAATACCGCCGGGCATGCTTATCCCGACAAGAGAGGCGGCAAGTTCGTCATCACGGTCAGCCAAACGGATTCGAAATCAGTCCGCCTCGTCTGCGCCGACGAAGGCGTCGGAATTCCCGACCATCTGCAGGCGCACATCTTCGATCCGTTCGTCACGACAAGTCGTGAGAAGGGCAATACTGGTCTGGGACTGCATATCGCGTTCAATCTGGTCACCTCATCGCTCAACGGGCGCTTGCGACTTGAGAGCAAGGCGGGTCCGGGAACTCAGATCGCGATCGAGATTCCCGCCGAAGACAACTTTGCACGCGAACCACGAAGTCTCGAGGCCTGA
- a CDS encoding di-trans,poly-cis-decaprenylcistransferase: MQSNLVSCDDKLHVGIIMDGNGRWATRRGLSRVRGHEAGVEAIRRIVEAAPKQGIGTLTLYAFSTDNWRRPKAEVAALMTLLRFYLANEVQSLVKNGVRLTVIGRRDRLPDGIATAIARAEQATANGSTLHLRIAVDYSARDAILNAAAKAAALTSLTREAFSQLVTGEAGLRDVDLIIRTSGEKRLSDFLLWEGAYAELHFTERMWPEFDAGALAEALAAFHGRERRFGGLQAIMPEEVPSLSRA, encoded by the coding sequence ATGCAAAGTAACCTCGTGTCCTGCGACGACAAGCTTCACGTCGGTATCATCATGGACGGCAACGGCAGGTGGGCGACACGACGCGGCCTGTCGCGCGTGCGCGGCCACGAGGCCGGCGTCGAGGCGATCCGCCGCATCGTCGAGGCCGCGCCTAAGCAGGGCATCGGCACGCTGACGCTCTACGCCTTCTCCACCGACAATTGGCGAAGGCCGAAGGCCGAGGTTGCCGCGCTGATGACCTTGCTGCGCTTCTATCTCGCCAATGAGGTGCAGAGCCTCGTCAAGAACGGCGTGCGCCTCACCGTGATCGGTCGCCGCGACCGGCTGCCCGACGGCATCGCCACCGCCATCGCGCGCGCCGAACAGGCCACTGCCAATGGCAGCACGCTGCATTTGCGCATCGCGGTCGACTATTCCGCGCGCGACGCCATCCTCAATGCCGCCGCGAAGGCGGCGGCGCTGACAAGCCTCACGCGCGAAGCCTTCTCGCAACTCGTCACCGGCGAGGCCGGTCTTCGCGACGTCGATCTCATCATCCGCACGTCGGGCGAGAAGCGGCTGTCGGACTTCCTGCTCTGGGAAGGCGCCTATGCCGAATTGCACTTCACCGAGCGGATGTGGCCCGAATTCGATGCGGGCGCTCTCGCCGAGGCGCTCGCCGCCTTCCATGGCCGCGAACGCCGCTTCGGCGGCCTCCAGGCAATCATGCCCGAGGAGGTGCCTTCACTTTCTCGCGCATGA
- a CDS encoding VOC family protein, with the protein MPLRVEALDHLVINVADVAATAEWYRKILGMEVKVFDPGGGKAPRTSLQFGNQKINVRPRDADKAEWFTADHQTAGSEDLCFLTPSSPDEVVAHLRSHGVAIEEGPVPKQGARGTLRSVYCRDPDGSLIEISSYED; encoded by the coding sequence ATGCCGCTCAGGGTCGAAGCTCTCGATCATCTCGTGATCAACGTCGCCGATGTCGCGGCGACCGCCGAGTGGTACCGCAAGATTCTCGGCATGGAAGTCAAGGTGTTCGACCCCGGCGGCGGCAAAGCGCCGCGGACGTCGCTACAATTCGGTAACCAGAAGATCAACGTCCGGCCGCGCGACGCCGACAAGGCGGAATGGTTCACCGCAGACCACCAGACCGCCGGCAGCGAAGATCTGTGCTTCCTCACCCCCTCGTCTCCCGACGAGGTGGTAGCGCATTTGCGCAGCCACGGTGTCGCAATCGAAGAAGGCCCGGTTCCCAAGCAAGGCGCCCGCGGCACGCTGCGCTCGGTCTATTGCCGGGATCCGGATGGCAGCTTGATCGAGATATCGTCGTACGAGGATTGA
- a CDS encoding DNA-3-methyladenine glycosylase I, with product MPSFKSIRARAEKRKGGPKALEKLMPAKPDLKRLAKLGDDRILAEMTKRVFCAGFAWSVIETKWDGFEDAFLHFQPAKLSFQPEDYWESLLSDARIVRNGAKIMSVRDNAAFVQEIAQEHGSFGRFLAKWPSSDEIGLLDLLTKRGSRLGGNTGQMLLRFVGWDGFVTSKDVVACLRDTGLDIAEEVKSKGDLAKVQAQFNAWAEETGLPYTYLSRICALSVGENRGE from the coding sequence ATGCCCTCCTTCAAGTCCATTCGTGCCCGCGCCGAGAAACGCAAGGGCGGGCCCAAGGCGCTGGAGAAATTGATGCCGGCAAAGCCGGACCTGAAGCGTCTGGCCAAGCTCGGCGACGATCGCATCCTCGCCGAAATGACAAAGCGGGTGTTCTGCGCCGGCTTTGCCTGGAGCGTGATCGAGACGAAATGGGACGGCTTTGAAGACGCCTTCCTGCATTTCCAGCCGGCCAAGCTCAGCTTCCAGCCCGAGGATTATTGGGAAAGCCTGCTGAGCGATGCGCGTATCGTACGCAACGGCGCCAAGATCATGTCGGTGCGCGACAACGCCGCTTTCGTCCAGGAGATTGCGCAGGAGCACGGCAGCTTCGGCAGGTTTCTGGCGAAATGGCCGTCATCCGACGAGATCGGCCTGCTCGATCTCCTGACCAAGCGCGGCAGCCGGTTAGGCGGAAATACCGGCCAGATGCTGCTGCGCTTCGTTGGCTGGGACGGCTTTGTGACCTCCAAGGACGTGGTGGCCTGCCTGCGCGATACAGGTCTCGACATCGCCGAAGAGGTGAAATCGAAGGGCGACCTCGCCAAGGTGCAGGCGCAGTTCAACGCCTGGGCGGAGGAGACCGGTCTGCCCTACACTTATCTGTCGCGCATCTGCGCGCTGTCGGTCGGAGAGAACCGCGGCGAGTAA
- a CDS encoding oligosaccharide flippase family protein, producing MTQLNMHFSEDEQSRKVRNGALAAIVTQVVRVATQTGSVILLSRLLTPVDFGTYAMASPVLAFAVLFQDLGLGHATVQKDELTQTELSALFWVNLSVGAVLAVTQVALSPLVARFYSVPNLAPLTSGMSVTLLLSGADVQHLSLLTRQMRFWTLAGLESAAALTGLATSVVVALVYHSYWAILAGSLASGLVLAGGAWLSSGWLPSKPGSITAARDMLNFGLGVTGYNFAEFLSRNTDGVLIGKVWGTASLGAYNRAYRLLLFPLQQVSNPMVRIMLPTLSGLLKEPERYRESFRRAVLPAFLLVLPGVAFMIASADTLVETLLGGQWSEAAPIFVALGIAGLLQTSNSPATWLFLSQGRAKEYMRWGLFSVATSIVAFICGLPFGPVGVASAYSISECVRTPILWWLIGRSGPVRHRDLMKVVGPHLAGALASVVTVSLLHRWLLTRSIGGIPDLAACFVSYVVSLAIVALFPACRREMWRYARSVRGG from the coding sequence GTGACTCAACTCAACATGCATTTCTCCGAGGACGAGCAGTCCCGGAAGGTACGGAATGGCGCGCTCGCCGCGATCGTCACTCAGGTCGTGCGCGTTGCGACACAGACCGGATCTGTGATCCTGCTCTCGCGCCTGCTGACGCCAGTCGACTTCGGCACTTATGCAATGGCTTCGCCGGTGCTCGCCTTCGCGGTGCTATTCCAGGATCTCGGTCTTGGACACGCGACCGTACAGAAGGACGAATTGACCCAGACCGAATTGAGTGCGCTGTTCTGGGTGAACCTCTCCGTCGGCGCGGTACTGGCGGTCACCCAGGTGGCGCTATCGCCACTTGTCGCCAGGTTCTACAGCGTGCCGAATCTCGCCCCACTGACCTCGGGCATGAGCGTCACGTTGCTGCTGAGCGGCGCCGACGTCCAGCATCTGTCGTTGCTGACGCGCCAGATGAGATTCTGGACGCTGGCGGGCCTGGAATCCGCGGCCGCACTCACTGGACTAGCGACCTCGGTCGTGGTCGCGCTGGTCTATCACAGCTATTGGGCCATCCTCGCGGGCAGCCTGGCATCGGGCCTGGTGCTCGCGGGCGGCGCGTGGCTGAGTTCTGGATGGTTGCCGTCGAAGCCCGGCTCGATCACGGCTGCACGCGATATGCTGAACTTCGGGCTCGGTGTGACCGGCTACAATTTTGCCGAATTCCTGTCCCGCAACACCGACGGGGTGCTGATCGGCAAAGTCTGGGGGACAGCCTCGCTTGGCGCGTATAACCGCGCCTACCGGCTGCTGCTGTTTCCGCTTCAGCAAGTCAGCAACCCGATGGTGCGGATCATGCTGCCGACGCTGTCGGGCCTGCTGAAGGAGCCCGAGCGCTACCGGGAGTCGTTTCGTCGCGCGGTACTGCCGGCGTTCCTCCTCGTGTTGCCTGGCGTCGCCTTCATGATCGCATCCGCCGACACGCTTGTCGAAACCCTGCTCGGCGGCCAATGGAGCGAAGCTGCGCCGATCTTCGTCGCCCTCGGCATTGCCGGTCTGCTACAGACCAGCAACAGTCCGGCCACTTGGCTGTTCCTTAGCCAGGGCCGCGCCAAGGAATACATGCGCTGGGGCCTGTTCAGTGTCGCAACATCGATTGTCGCCTTCATATGCGGACTGCCGTTCGGACCAGTCGGCGTCGCCAGTGCATATTCGATCAGCGAGTGCGTGCGCACGCCCATCCTGTGGTGGCTGATTGGGCGAAGCGGCCCGGTGCGTCATCGAGATCTCATGAAAGTCGTCGGGCCTCATCTCGCCGGTGCCCTCGCTTCCGTCGTGACCGTGTCTCTGCTGCATCGCTGGCTGCTCACACGTTCGATCGGTGGGATTCCCGATTTGGCAGCCTGCTTCGTTTCTTATGTGGTCTCGCTCGCGATCGTCGCGCTGTTTCCGGCCTGTCGGAGAGAAATGTGGCGCTACGCACGCAGCGTCCGTGGCGGATAA
- a CDS encoding HD-GYP domain-containing protein, which yields MNASAKPAAKRRLLLASDRSDESSELASILKAVGDVSTVTTQDIPEKPSRDLSGLVVDINLRSPESVQRVRNKLRSDAYRSMPRLFVLADALHHGTMQAWALGATDTISRPLQADAILQRIRSAFPDTAVYDATDRGKTLNRGVEAAHTVLAKMFEKLPLGVPLTFDDVIAAESKILKAIKHSSLREWLTTVGCHHVGSYRHCLFVTGFAVAFAQHLGMREDDQRRLTRAALLHDVGKAFVPSALLDKPGKLTDEEMAEVRQHPRRGYEALAAQGGFPPEMLDVILHHHEFLDGSGYPNGLSSNQISDIVRLTTIVDIYAALVEKRAYRMPFTHSRAFTMMEGMGGKLDQQLLQAFRPVALGSF from the coding sequence ATGAACGCCTCAGCCAAACCCGCCGCCAAACGCCGGCTTCTGCTCGCCTCCGACCGGAGCGACGAGAGCAGCGAGCTCGCCAGCATCTTGAAAGCGGTCGGCGACGTCTCGACGGTGACGACCCAGGACATCCCCGAGAAGCCGTCGCGCGATCTCTCCGGGCTTGTCGTCGACATTAATTTGCGCTCGCCCGAGAGCGTGCAGCGGGTGCGCAACAAGCTGCGTAGCGATGCCTATCGTTCGATGCCGCGCCTGTTCGTGCTTGCCGATGCCCTGCATCACGGCACCATGCAGGCCTGGGCGCTGGGTGCGACCGATACGATCTCGCGGCCGCTCCAGGCGGACGCCATCCTTCAGCGCATCCGCTCGGCCTTTCCGGACACCGCCGTCTATGATGCGACCGACCGCGGCAAGACGCTCAACCGCGGCGTCGAGGCCGCGCATACCGTGCTCGCCAAGATGTTCGAGAAGCTTCCGCTCGGGGTGCCCCTGACCTTCGACGACGTCATCGCCGCCGAGAGCAAGATCCTGAAGGCGATCAAGCATTCCTCGCTGCGCGAATGGCTCACCACCGTCGGCTGCCACCATGTCGGCAGCTATCGGCACTGCCTGTTCGTCACCGGCTTCGCGGTCGCCTTCGCCCAGCATCTCGGCATGCGCGAGGACGACCAGCGCCGCCTGACCCGCGCCGCGCTGCTGCATGACGTCGGCAAGGCCTTCGTTCCCTCAGCGCTGCTCGACAAGCCCGGCAAGCTCACCGACGAGGAGATGGCCGAGGTCCGCCAGCATCCCCGCCGCGGCTATGAGGCGCTTGCCGCGCAAGGTGGCTTCCCGCCGGAGATGCTCGACGTGATCCTGCATCACCACGAATTCCTCGATGGCTCCGGCTATCCCAACGGCCTGTCGTCGAACCAGATCAGCGACATCGTGCGCCTGACGACGATCGTCGACATCTACGCCGCCCTGGTGGAGAAGCGTGCCTATCGCATGCCCTTCACCCACTCCCGCGCGTTCACGATGATGGAAGGCATGGGCGGCAAGCTCGACCAGCAGCTGCTGCAGGCGTTCCGCCCCGTGGCGCTGGGGTCGTTTTGA
- a CDS encoding S1C family serine protease — MWLKSFVVASLLQLGLAGAANAAGPFGSVKIGNWIGGAFSNDETGAFSHCAATAPYANGVILVVAQNSAGSWLLSFASPSYRFSKGENAAIDVIFDGQEQARLFATANQSNMLTAVMPANVTRTFQKASLMVATSGRTVLNFDLTSAGTVIAALANCVTRMKADGLSKAGDFTKAAAKPAATADKQGTPAAKPGRTGSFSGTGFVVSAGGHIVTNNHVIDGCIGDIKGNLTGEAAMVLRVVSRDSTNDLALLQAPGTTTFKDVAKIRDRSMKSGDSVVAIGFPFHGYLTSDFTVTNGIVSSLSGLRNDTRHLQISAAVQPGNSGGPLFDMSGQVVGVVSAKLDALRVVRTTGALPENINFAIKTGALRDFLDNSVVPYQTAEPKGELKTTDIAGNARAYTMLISCNGTEQADAKR; from the coding sequence ATGTGGCTTAAGTCATTTGTCGTTGCGTCGTTATTGCAGTTGGGTCTCGCCGGAGCCGCGAATGCGGCGGGGCCGTTTGGCAGTGTCAAGATCGGCAACTGGATCGGCGGCGCTTTCAGCAACGATGAGACCGGCGCCTTCTCCCATTGCGCCGCAACTGCGCCCTACGCCAACGGCGTCATTCTCGTCGTCGCCCAGAATTCTGCCGGCTCATGGCTGCTGAGTTTTGCGAGCCCCAGCTACCGCTTCAGCAAGGGCGAGAACGCTGCAATCGACGTCATTTTCGACGGACAGGAACAGGCCCGGCTGTTCGCCACGGCCAATCAGTCGAACATGCTCACGGCTGTCATGCCCGCCAACGTTACGCGCACGTTTCAGAAGGCGAGCCTGATGGTCGCAACGAGTGGGCGCACTGTCCTGAATTTCGACCTGACCTCGGCCGGGACCGTGATCGCGGCGTTGGCCAATTGCGTCACGAGAATGAAAGCCGACGGGCTGAGCAAGGCCGGTGATTTCACCAAGGCCGCAGCAAAGCCAGCAGCGACGGCGGACAAGCAAGGCACGCCCGCCGCCAAGCCGGGACGGACCGGAAGCTTCAGCGGCACCGGCTTCGTGGTCAGCGCGGGCGGACACATCGTGACGAACAATCACGTGATCGACGGCTGCATCGGCGACATTAAGGGCAACCTCACCGGCGAGGCGGCGATGGTGTTGCGCGTGGTGTCCAGGGACTCCACCAATGACCTTGCTCTGCTTCAGGCACCGGGAACGACGACTTTCAAGGATGTCGCGAAGATCCGCGACCGTTCGATGAAGTCAGGCGATTCCGTGGTCGCGATCGGCTTTCCCTTTCATGGCTATCTCACCTCGGATTTCACGGTGACGAACGGCATCGTGAGCTCGCTCAGCGGACTGCGCAATGACACCAGGCACTTGCAGATCAGCGCAGCCGTCCAACCCGGCAATAGCGGCGGGCCGTTGTTCGACATGTCAGGTCAGGTGGTCGGCGTGGTCTCGGCGAAACTCGACGCCCTGAGAGTGGTGAGGACGACAGGGGCGCTCCCCGAGAACATCAACTTCGCCATCAAGACGGGCGCGCTGCGCGATTTCCTCGACAATTCCGTGGTGCCCTACCAGACCGCGGAGCCGAAGGGCGAGCTCAAGACCACCGACATCGCCGGCAACGCCCGCGCCTATACGATGCTGATCTCGTGCAACGGCACGGAGCAGGCGGACGCGAAGCGCTGA
- a CDS encoding transcriptional regulator produces MPKTDSAPFSYEGLDRVIHEKARLGLLTSLMAHPKGLAFADLKQLCGLTDGNLSRHLAVLQEAGLVEVTKGYEGNRPHTTCRLTKIGRRRFLDYLAVLERLVRDAAKAAGREGPPLGRLGIVST; encoded by the coding sequence ATGCCGAAGACTGACAGCGCGCCCTTCTCTTACGAAGGACTAGATCGCGTGATCCACGAGAAGGCGAGGCTTGGACTCCTGACCTCGCTGATGGCGCATCCCAAGGGGCTGGCATTCGCCGACCTCAAGCAGCTCTGCGGCCTCACCGACGGCAATCTCAGCCGGCACCTTGCCGTGCTCCAGGAGGCCGGCCTCGTCGAGGTGACCAAGGGTTATGAGGGCAATCGCCCGCACACGACCTGCCGCCTGACCAAGATAGGCCGCCGCCGTTTCCTCGACTATCTGGCCGTGCTCGAACGCCTCGTGCGCGACGCCGCCAAGGCTGCCGGCCGCGAGGGGCCGCCGCTCGGACGCCTCGGCATCGTTTCGACCTGA
- a CDS encoding DUF1330 domain-containing protein, giving the protein MAKAYWVATYRAIKNPDAMAAYAKLSRPAIEAAGGRVLARGVPAAAFELGQMERVVLIEFDSVESARAAYASPAYQAAHDLLGDGADRDIRIVEAVD; this is encoded by the coding sequence ATGGCAAAAGCCTATTGGGTTGCGACCTATCGCGCGATCAAGAACCCCGACGCCATGGCGGCCTACGCCAAATTGTCGCGTCCGGCGATCGAAGCGGCTGGGGGGCGTGTGCTCGCACGCGGGGTGCCGGCTGCGGCCTTCGAGCTGGGCCAGATGGAACGCGTCGTTCTCATCGAGTTCGACAGCGTCGAGAGCGCCAGGGCCGCCTATGCGAGCCCGGCCTACCAGGCCGCTCACGACCTGCTCGGAGACGGCGCCGACCGCGACATCCGCATCGTCGAAGCCGTCGATTAG
- a CDS encoding tripartite tricarboxylate transporter substrate binding protein, with protein sequence MITRRTALGLLAASPLAATPLSKALAADYPARPVKWVVGYPPGGATDILARLIGQRLSERLGQQFVIENKPGAGNNIGTESVVNAEPDGYTLQLVNPANYINASLYANLKFNFVRDIAPVASFQRVPNVMTVNKDVPAKNVAEFIEYVKANPGKVNMASSGNGTSVHLSGEMFMAMTGCKMQHVPYRGAAPAITDMLGGQVQVIFDNMPSIIQHIRSGSLRAIGVTTTERSPQLPDVLPIAETVKGYEASALFGMGAPKNTPKEIIAKLNNEINTLMKEPDMTKRLVELGGEPRVQTPEAFGEEIKAETEKWKKVVEFAGLKVE encoded by the coding sequence ATGATCACTCGCCGTACCGCGCTGGGCCTGCTCGCCGCCAGTCCGCTTGCAGCCACCCCGCTGTCCAAGGCGCTTGCCGCCGATTATCCGGCCCGCCCGGTGAAATGGGTGGTCGGCTATCCGCCGGGCGGGGCCACCGACATCCTGGCGCGGCTGATCGGCCAGCGGCTGTCGGAGAGGCTCGGCCAGCAATTCGTGATCGAGAACAAGCCGGGCGCCGGCAATAATATCGGCACCGAATCGGTCGTTAATGCCGAGCCCGACGGCTACACGCTGCAGTTGGTCAATCCGGCCAACTACATCAACGCCTCGCTCTACGCCAATCTGAAGTTCAACTTCGTCCGCGATATCGCGCCGGTCGCCTCGTTCCAGCGCGTGCCGAACGTGATGACCGTCAACAAGGACGTGCCGGCCAAGAACGTCGCCGAGTTCATCGAATACGTGAAGGCCAATCCCGGCAAGGTCAACATGGCCTCGTCCGGCAACGGCACCTCGGTGCACCTGTCCGGCGAGATGTTCATGGCGATGACCGGCTGCAAGATGCAGCACGTGCCCTATCGCGGCGCGGCGCCCGCGATCACCGACATGCTCGGCGGCCAGGTGCAGGTGATCTTCGACAACATGCCCTCGATCATCCAGCACATCCGCTCCGGCTCGCTGCGCGCGATCGGCGTCACCACCACGGAGCGCTCGCCGCAATTGCCCGACGTGCTGCCGATCGCCGAGACCGTCAAGGGCTACGAGGCCAGCGCGCTGTTCGGCATGGGAGCGCCGAAGAACACGCCGAAGGAAATCATTGCCAAGCTCAACAACGAGATCAACACGCTGATGAAGGAGCCCGATATGACCAAGCGTCTGGTCGAGCTCGGCGGCGAGCCGCGGGTGCAAACACCCGAGGCGTTCGGCGAGGAGATCAAGGCGGAGACCGAGAAGTGGAAGAAGGTCGTCGAATTCGCCGGCCTGAAGGTCGAGTAG